Below is a window of Tissierellales bacterium DNA.
TATTAGACAATATACAGGAAGCCGTATGTGTTGTGGACAAGGAAGGAAAAGTGGTTATATGGAACAAGAATGCGGAAAAGTTATATGGAATAAGTGAAGATAAGATAAAGGGTAAATTTTTAATTGATTATTTTCCTAATGCCATAGATGCAAAAATTATTGAAACAAAGGAACCAATTAAAAATGTATACCATACTCCTAAAGAAGGTTGCCATATAATAATCAGTGCTGTACCTATTTATATTAAAGGAGAATTTATAGGTGTTGTAAGTACCGATAGAGACATTTCAGAAATTAAAAATATGCAAAATCAATTGCGTAAAGCAAATGAAAAACTAGAGTTTTTAGAAAACCAATTTAGTAAATTTACTGGAGATAATCCTGGTGGAATTATAGGTAAAAGCAAAGCCATACAAAAAAACATCGAAATATCAAAGCAAGTTGCGAAAACTAACGCATCAGTATTAATAACAGGGGAAAGTGGCACTGGTAAGGAAATATTTGCTAGGGCAATCCACAGATATAGTGGAGTGGAAGGTTATTTTGTACCTGTAAACTGTAGTGCTATACCAGGAGAACTATTTGAATCAGAGTTTTTTGGATACGAAGAAGGAGCTTTTACTGGGGCAAAAAAAGGCGGAAAAATTGGTTTATTTGAATTTGCTGAAGATGGCACCATATTTTTAGACGAAATAGGAGACTTACCATTATTTATGCAAGCAAAATTATTAAGAGTATTACAAGAAAAAACTATTCAAAGAGTAGGAGGCGAAGAATTTATTAATCTTAATACTAGAATAATATCTGCTACCAATAGGAATTTAGAAAAGATGGTTGAAGAAGGCAAATTTAGGGAGGATTTATATTATAGAATAAATGTTATAAATATTCATATTCCACCTTTAAGAGATAGAAAGGAAGATATTATTTTATTATTTAATTATTTCTTAAAAGAAGTATGTTATGAGAACAATATAGAAGTTCCCCAAATAGATAGGGAAGTTATAAATATATTGACAGAATATCATTGGGAAGGAAATGCACGGGAATTAAAAAATGTGGTTGAATATATGGTATTTCTAAATAAAACTAGTTTAATTACAAAGAATTTATTGCCAAAGAGTATTAGAAAAAGCCTAGTAGAAGAAAATAAGGTAAAAGATGAAATTGGAGATACATTAGATTTAAATGTTTCTGTAGAAGCTTTGGAAATATCCTTAATAGAAAGAGCCCTAGAAATTACTGAAGGAAATAAATCCAAAGCTGCAGAACTATTAAATATACCTAGAACTACATTACATTCTAAAATGAAACATTATGGATTAAATTAATTAGGGTATGACTATATTTTGACAATGACTATTTGTAGTCACTGTCAAAATATAATTTCTAAATTCGATAATTTAAGGATGGAAGGGAAATAAAATATAAAATAGGTTGACTAAGTTTCGTCAGTTTATCTAGAATAGAGTTTTCAAAGAAAGGACTTGTATATCTTGAGTTTTCAGGGTCACAAGTCCTTTTTTATATATTGGCATGACTTTTGCATTTTTATAGTATATAGATAAAATTAGTTTTAGGAGGTGAAACATTGAATATTTCTATATTATTAAAACAACATATAGGAGGGCCATGTAAGGCAATAGTTAAAGAAGGAGAAAGAGTAAAAAGAGGACAATTAATTGGAGTACCTGAAGGATTAGGAGCCAATATTCATTCCAGCGTGTCAGGAGTTGTGGAAAAAATTGAGGAAGATAGAATAATCATTTCTGCAGATGAAAAGCAAAGTGAAGATTATGTAAAAATTGATGAATGTGATGATTATCTTAAAATCATAGAAAATGCTGGGATTGTAGGGGCAGGTGGTGCTGGATTTCCAACTCATATAAAATTAAATGCAAATCTAAAAAATGGTTATGTAATTGCAAACTGTGTAGAATGTGAGACAGCTCTACATCACAATATTAGATTAATAGAGGAAGATCCAGAAATAGTTATAAAGGGTATTAAATATGCTATGGAAATCACAAAGGCTCCAAAGGCCTATATAGCAATTAAAAGTAAAAATACAAAGGCTATTAATTCCTTAAAGAGATATTTAGATGGAACAGAGATTGAAATTAAAGAACTTAAGGACATGTATCCAATGGGTGAGGAAAGGGCTATTTTACACGCCATATTTGGTAAATGGCTAGAACCTAATCAATTACCTTTAGAAGCAAATTCCGTAGTATTAAATACGGAAACCCTAGCCAATATAGCTAGAGCCATAGAATATAGAAAACCAGTTATAGACAAAGATATAACTATCATAGGGAAATTAAAAACTGGAAATGAGCCTAATACTTTATTTCAAATACCTATTGGTACGCCTATTAAAAATTTAATTGATCAATGTGGTGGAATTGATGGGGAATATGGAGAAGTAATTATTGGAGGACCATATACAGGCAAATCAGATGATTTAGATTCAGCCCTTTTAACAAAGGTTTCAGGTGGTGCCATAATTACTATACCATTTCCTAAATACAATGGCCCTGTAGGTTTATTGGTTTGTGCTTGTGCTGCTGATGAGGAAAGATTAAGAGATGTAGCTGAAAAGATGGGTTCTAAAGTTACTGGAGTTGAAGAATGTAAAAATATTGTAAAAGTAAAAGGGGCAAATAAATGTAAAACTCCAGGAGATTGTCCTGGGCAAGCAGAAAAAATAATTGCTTTGAAAAGAAGTGGTGCTGAAAGAGTCATAATTGCTAATTGTAGCGATTGTTCCAATACTGTAATGTGCTGTGCACCCAAAATGGGAATACCTGTATACCACCATACAGACCATGTATTTAGGACCTTAGACTATCCACTAACTAGAAGACTACCTATGGAAAAATAATTATGAAAGGAGTTGTAATCAATGTCAATAAGTGTAGAACAGGCAGCAGAAATGAAAAATGAATTAGCTGTTGTATGTTGTAGAACAGAGGAAGGTACTGTTATTGAAGCAGAACATTTGGAGGATCCAAGTATTTTCCCTGATCTTGTAGATTCTGGACTATTAACAATTCCAGACAATTGTTTAAAAATTGGAGAAGTAATTGGAGCAACTGTAACGGAAACAATAGATTCTCTATCACCTCTTACTCCAGATATTGTAGAAGGGGCAAAAGAGTTGGTATCAGAGGATGTGGAATCAGTAAATAAAGATGAAAAAGCCGTTTTAAAGTTTAATAAAAATCAAGGAGATATTATAGAGTTAGAAGACTTGGAAAATCCTATGCATTTTGACAAATTATCAGATTCATTATTAATAGATTTAGATGAAAATGTTTTAAGTATAAAAGAAGTCTTAGGGGAAAAGCTGAACCAAGATGTAGAAGCCTTAACACCTATTACTCCTAATTTATTAGAGGGATATGAAGATGAAATAGTATCTAAAGATGGAAGCTTATCAGCAGTATCTAATGGAGGGGTACTTAAGATTAAAATTGCAGAAGGAAAAGGAATAGATATTGAAGTTCCACTACAAGCAGCTGGAAGTCCAGTGGTTCAGGAAACTAAAAAAAAAGCAAAGGAAAAAGAAGAAGTAAAAGATGAAAAAATAGAAGAAGAAAAAGTTATTAGAAAGTTAGTTAGAAAACATTTGAAAATAGATGAAGTAAAATTTGGCAAAGAAACCACAATAGAAAAAAATACTTTAACTATTAGAGAAGATATTTGTAAAGATGCTATAGCAACAGAAGAATTAGTTAAGGATATGAAAATAGATATTATTACACCTAAAGATTATGAGGAATTTAGCAATACTATTATGGATGTTCAGCCTATAGCTACTAAAGAAGAAGGGGAATTAGGAGAAGGTATTACTAGAGTAATAGATGGAGTTGTAGTATTAGTTACTGGTACAGATGAAAATGGAGTTCAAATAGGAGAATTTGGTTCTTCAGAAGGGATACTTGAAAGAAATATAATGTGGGGAAGGCCAGGTTCTCCAGAACTAGGTGAAATATTTATAAAAACTGATGTTGTAGTGAAAGAAGGTACTGGTATGGAAAGACCAGGGCCTATGTCAGCCCATAGAGCTACAGACATTATAGTTCAAGAAATTAGGGATGCACTTAAAAAGGTAGAGGAAGACTTAATAGTAAATACTGAAGAATTTGTCCAAGAAAGGCATCCAAGGAAGAAAAAGATTGTAATTATTAAGGAAATAATGGGACAAGGTGCAATGCATGATAATTATTTATTGCCAGTAGAACCTGTAGGTACCCTAGGGGCAAAAGCTAATGTAGATTTAGGAAATGTACCAATTATGGTATCCCCATTGCAAGTATTAGATGGTTGTGTTCATGCATTAACTTGTATTGGACCTGCATCAAAAGAAACCTCTAGACATTATTGGAGAGAACCTTTGGTATTAGAAGCTATGGCTGATGAAGAAATAGATTTAGCTGGAGTAATATTTGTTGGCTCACCACAAATAAATTCTGAGAAATTTTATGTTTCTAAACTATTGGGAATGATGGTAGAAGCAATGGACTTAGATGGCGCTATAGTTACCACAGAAGGATTTGGAAACAATCATATTGATTTTGCATCCCATATTGAGCAAGTAGGTAAAAGAAATATACCTGTAGTAGGGGTAACATATGCAGCAATTCAAGGTCAATTAGTAGTTGGAAATAAATATATGGATGCAATGATAGATTTAAATAAATCTAGACAGGGAATAGAAAATGAAATTTTAGAAAACAATTGTTTAGCTTATGAAGATGCAGTAAGAATACTATATATGCTAAAGGCGAAAATGGCTGGTGAAGAAGTATTGGAGCCAAAAAGATCCTGGGATCCTAATGTAAAATTAAACAATATAGATTTAATTGAAAAGTCAACAGGGCAAAAGATAGAAATAGAACCTAATGAAACATCATTAAAAATGAGTAGGAAAAGAAGAGAAATCTATGAAAAAGATGAGTTAGAAACAGAGGAGAAATAAACTATGGATAGATTGAACTATATTTCTAGCGAACAGTATTTTGAGGGCATAATTGTAGATATAAATGATTGTGCCATAACCATAGACTTTAAAGGTAGATTAGGAGAAATGAAAATACCTAGAAGAATGGTCATTAGTAATTATAAATTAGAAATTGGACAGGAAGTAGGATTTATAATGAGCTATCCAGAAGTTTTAAGCAAAGAAATAAATGAGGATTATGTAAATAATATTAAAAAGAGAAATTTAGAAAAGGAGGATTAAATATGGGACTTACAGTAATAAAGGGATTACAATCTGAAATATATGTACCAATTACACCTCCAGTGGTTTGGACACCTGTAGAAAAGCCCTTAAGTGAAATGACAGTAGCTTTAGTTACGGCAGCAGGAGTTCATCTTAAAAGTGATAAAAGATTTAACTTAGCTGGAGACACAGGATTTAGAATTGTGCCAAGGGATGCAGATAGTAAAGATTTAATGGTATCCCATGGAGGATATGATAATAGTGATGTAAATAAAGATATTAATTGTATGTTTCCAATAGATAGACTAAGGGAACTGAAGGAAGAAGGATTAATAAAAGAAGTAGCACCTAAACATATAGGTTTCATGGGTGGTGGTGGAGATGTTTCAGTATTTACCAATGAAACAGGACCAAAAATAGCCCAAGTATTAAAAGAGGAAAATGTAGATGCAATACTACTAACAGCAGGATGAGGAACTTGTCACCGCTCTGCCGTGATTGTGCAGAGAGCGATTGAGGAAGCTGGAATTTCCACTATTGTAATTGCAGCTCTACCTCCAGTAGTACGTCAAGCTGGCTCACCCAGAGTTACAGCACCATTGGTACCAATGGGAGCTAATGCAGGTGAACCAAACAACCCTGAAATGCAAAGAAATATAGTTAGGGACACATTAAAACAACTAGAAATAATTGAAACACCAGGAAGAATAGTAAGTCTTCCCTATGAATATGTTGCAAAAATATAATAGTTTAAATATAAAAAGCATTTTGTTGGTAAGTGGTTATAGATATGTACTTTTACACTTACTATAATCGCCTGTATTGAATTATTTAAAAAGATAGGTATTAGTTTTCAGTTCAAAAATTATGTAATGTGGGAGGAGAAATAATGAAAATTAAAAGAAGTTTGCATATTATTGATTCTCATACTATGGGGGAACCGACCAGAGTTGTAGTGGGTGGAGTGCCAGTTATACCGGGGAAAAATATACAGGAAAAAAAACAATATTTAGAAAATAATTTGGATTATATAAGAACAGCTATAATGCATGAACCAAGAGGACATAATGATATGTTTGGCTCTATAATAACGGAACCAACCACCCCAGAAGCAGATATAGGTATTATTTTTATGGATAGTGGAGGATATTTAAATATGTGTGGGCATGGGAGTATTGGAGCTTCTACTATTCTAGTACAAACAGGAATGATAGAAGTGGAAGAACCTTATACAAACATAAGATTAGAAACTCCTGCTGGATTAGTTAAATCTAGAGTAAAAGTTAATGGTGGAAAGGTGGAAGAAGTTTCCATTACAAATGTACCATCGTTTTTATATAAAAAAGATGTACAATTAGAACTGCCCAATGTTGGCAAAGTTACTTTTGATATTTCATTTGGGGGTAGTTTTTTTGCAATAATAAAAG
It encodes the following:
- a CDS encoding sigma 54-interacting transcriptional regulator — protein: LDNIQEAVCVVDKEGKVVIWNKNAEKLYGISEDKIKGKFLIDYFPNAIDAKIIETKEPIKNVYHTPKEGCHIIISAVPIYIKGEFIGVVSTDRDISEIKNMQNQLRKANEKLEFLENQFSKFTGDNPGGIIGKSKAIQKNIEISKQVAKTNASVLITGESGTGKEIFARAIHRYSGVEGYFVPVNCSAIPGELFESEFFGYEEGAFTGAKKGGKIGLFEFAEDGTIFLDEIGDLPLFMQAKLLRVLQEKTIQRVGGEEFINLNTRIISATNRNLEKMVEEGKFREDLYYRINVINIHIPPLRDRKEDIILLFNYFLKEVCYENNIEVPQIDREVINILTEYHWEGNARELKNVVEYMVFLNKTSLITKNLLPKSIRKSLVEENKVKDEIGDTLDLNVSVEALEISLIERALEITEGNKSKAAELLNIPRTTLHSKMKHYGLN
- the prdC gene encoding proline reductase-associated electron transfer protein PrdC, translating into MNISILLKQHIGGPCKAIVKEGERVKRGQLIGVPEGLGANIHSSVSGVVEKIEEDRIIISADEKQSEDYVKIDECDDYLKIIENAGIVGAGGAGFPTHIKLNANLKNGYVIANCVECETALHHNIRLIEEDPEIVIKGIKYAMEITKAPKAYIAIKSKNTKAINSLKRYLDGTEIEIKELKDMYPMGEERAILHAIFGKWLEPNQLPLEANSVVLNTETLANIARAIEYRKPVIDKDITIIGKLKTGNEPNTLFQIPIGTPIKNLIDQCGGIDGEYGEVIIGGPYTGKSDDLDSALLTKVSGGAIITIPFPKYNGPVGLLVCACAADEERLRDVAEKMGSKVTGVEECKNIVKVKGANKCKTPGDCPGQAEKIIALKRSGAERVIIANCSDCSNTVMCCAPKMGIPVYHHTDHVFRTLDYPLTRRLPMEK
- the prdA gene encoding D-proline reductase (dithiol) proprotein PrdA, encoding MSISVEQAAEMKNELAVVCCRTEEGTVIEAEHLEDPSIFPDLVDSGLLTIPDNCLKIGEVIGATVTETIDSLSPLTPDIVEGAKELVSEDVESVNKDEKAVLKFNKNQGDIIELEDLENPMHFDKLSDSLLIDLDENVLSIKEVLGEKLNQDVEALTPITPNLLEGYEDEIVSKDGSLSAVSNGGVLKIKIAEGKGIDIEVPLQAAGSPVVQETKKKAKEKEEVKDEKIEEEKVIRKLVRKHLKIDEVKFGKETTIEKNTLTIREDICKDAIATEELVKDMKIDIITPKDYEEFSNTIMDVQPIATKEEGELGEGITRVIDGVVVLVTGTDENGVQIGEFGSSEGILERNIMWGRPGSPELGEIFIKTDVVVKEGTGMERPGPMSAHRATDIIVQEIRDALKKVEEDLIVNTEEFVQERHPRKKKIVIIKEIMGQGAMHDNYLLPVEPVGTLGAKANVDLGNVPIMVSPLQVLDGCVHALTCIGPASKETSRHYWREPLVLEAMADEEIDLAGVIFVGSPQINSEKFYVSKLLGMMVEAMDLDGAIVTTEGFGNNHIDFASHIEQVGKRNIPVVGVTYAAIQGQLVVGNKYMDAMIDLNKSRQGIENEILENNCLAYEDAVRILYMLKAKMAGEEVLEPKRSWDPNVKLNNIDLIEKSTGQKIEIEPNETSLKMSRKRREIYEKDELETEEK
- a CDS encoding CBO2463/CBO2479 domain-containing protein produces the protein MDRLNYISSEQYFEGIIVDINDCAITIDFKGRLGEMKIPRRMVISNYKLEIGQEVGFIMSYPEVLSKEINEDYVNNIKKRNLEKED
- the prdB gene encoding D-proline reductase (dithiol) protein PrdB; this encodes MGLTVIKGLQSEIYVPITPPVVWTPVEKPLSEMTVALVTAAGVHLKSDKRFNLAGDTGFRIVPRDADSKDLMVSHGGYDNSDVNKDINCMFPIDRLRELKEEGLIKEVAPKHIGFMGGGGDVSVFTNETGPKIAQVLKEENVDAILLTAGUGTCHRSAVIVQRAIEEAGISTIVIAALPPVVRQAGSPRVTAPLVPMGANAGEPNNPEMQRNIVRDTLKQLEIIETPGRIVSLPYEYVAKI
- a CDS encoding proline racemase; the encoded protein is MKIKRSLHIIDSHTMGEPTRVVVGGVPVIPGKNIQEKKQYLENNLDYIRTAIMHEPRGHNDMFGSIITEPTTPEADIGIIFMDSGGYLNMCGHGSIGASTILVQTGMIEVEEPYTNIRLETPAGLVKSRVKVNGGKVEEVSITNVPSFLYKKDVQLELPNVGKVTFDISFGGSFFAIIKDSELKVEIDPKNANIISERAMKLKEIINKEVSVMHPIEQHINTVDLIEIYGEPKTKEANYQNVVVFGNGQLDRSPCGTGTSAKMATLYARGELGIDEPFVYESIINTKFKGRVLEEVTIGGFKAIIPEITGSAYITGFNHFVIDDSDPVKYGFVLG